The Brassica oleracea var. oleracea cultivar TO1000 chromosome C7, BOL, whole genome shotgun sequence sequence AAATGAAAACACTTAACGAAATAAGAACCAGATTATCTTGACGAGAAAAACACAAACACGGGAGAGAAGAATATTCCAAGAAAATCACCAGCGAAAATGGAAAGAGATGTCCTTTGGTTAGTCGCAGAAAATGAGGAGGAAGAGACGAGAGGAAGTTGCTGTGCGCCTTGAAACTTTTTCCTGAGGCACAGATCAAAAACTCTTCACAAGATTTTTCCGCAGATCCAGCGAAAATAGTAAATGGCTTTTTATAGCGAAATTAAATGACAAAAGATATTATTACAAACGACGTGCGGACACAAAGTTTAATGGCCGTTGACCAAAACTAATGTAGTCATTACACAGAATAAATAAGGGTGTCTATTGTAAAAAAGATACTTTGCCATGCTGTAACGTGAACGACGTGTTCCCTGTCGGATAACATTAGCTGTTCTTTTTCTTACAATTTTTTTTAATCTTCTGACGGAGTTAGTATGATTTATGAATCATTTTTTCTCATTATTGGCACCTAATTCAATTTAAAACTAATAGGCATAATTATTGACTGGTTATAGAAAATAATTATGCTTAGATTATTTGATTACATGATTGGGAGAATATCTGTCGTTTAAGATTAATTTAGTAGTGAATTAGATGCATGACCATAAGTAATCCTGAAATTTATAGAGTTATAATGATAAGATATACTTCTTCCGTTTCAATAACTTAAATGTTTTAGAAAAAAAAAATTGTTTCAATAGATTTTTTGTATTTTCTATAAGAAAAATTGTGATTTTCAAAAAATAATAATTGATTTTATTGAATTACTATTAGTTAAAATTATTGAAAATTATAAAAAACGATACATTTATTATAGTGATTTAATTTGTTTTCTTAATATGTGTGAAAATACTAAAAAGTCTATTTTTCTGAAAAGAGTGGAGTATTATACAACTTGAAAGGAAAAAAAATTGTCAACGAATTGAAGATTAATTTAGACAAGATAAAATACTATTTTGTAACTTATATTTGACAAAAATGCATTGACAAAAACAATAAACGATTAAACTAGTACATCATATATAAATCTATAGAAGAAAGGAAAAATATTGCAGACTTGAATAATTCCACGAGTAAGACATAATTTCTCATCATTTCAAACTATATTTCGAAATTTTATATAATGTTTTTTATAATACAAATGTTAATAGTCTAAACCGAACTTGGTGCACAAGAAAAGCTCTCTAAAACATCGAAATCATGCATACACCTCTCCATTACAATACAGAAACTACTTTCCTACCCCCATGATTCCCAGCAATTGCTAAGCCGTTGTTGATAAGTCACTCGGACGCTGCTCGCTCAAGAACAGCTTGTACGGAACCTTAAAAAATGGAGAAAACTTTATGATCACAAGCTTCTAAAGAGACGAGATTCATGTGAAAACCGGTTTGAACCAAGGTCATCTAATGCGGCTGACTATGTATCGACCTTTCTCAAGGTCGTAAATCGTTTTCAGCTGCGGTTTTCTCCATTTAGATATCAAACATACCAAAACTGTCATCAGGATTGGTACCCCGATGAAATATAGCAGCGTCTGCGAGTCGATACCAAACAGAGCATAGAACCAATGGAGGTGACTAGAGGATGCGTGCTGCGAGGTCGACGCTTCAGTTTGTAGAATGAATGCACCTAAAGCCCAATCTAGCGGTATATCATCTCCTGCTTGATTCGCAAACCCGACTCTGCATAAAAGCAAAATAGTTTTCTTGATAAAACCGTTGATCTAAGTCTTCTGTTTAAAGTTCTTGAATGAATATACCTTTCATCATCAAGAGGAACACCGAGAGTATCGTGAAGCAATGATACAATATATGCCGATGAGAAACAATACCGAAGAAGATCCTCTTCCTCGAGTGACGGGTCTTTTACTCTCAACTTTGACCAATCTTCTCCACAGAATCTTTCTCCAGCCGATATCATATTAGATAGCCACGACTTCTCTCCCAGCCCAAAGAACTGGTATGAGAAAGAAAAAAAAGAACATGTTCATCACACTCTCCAGAGTAAAAGACATGCGCATTGTGGTGTTTCCTTGTTGGTCCAATTGAGTTATATACATTACGAGCATGAAAACAGATATGAGAAAACTAAGGTACCTTAGAGGTGTAGAAGAAGTTTTCTGTAGCTAAAAATCTTCCTTGAAGCTTAGGCGTGAACATTGATCCAATAGAGCAATGCTGATACGAGCATTTATCTGCACTCAAAGGTAGAAATCTATATCCATTAAAAACAATAGAAATGAATGGAGATCATGAAACTCTAGCAACAAAGATAATGTTGTACCATTTCCTTCTTGCAAGATTGATAGTGCAGCTGAACGACACTCTGAGTAATTACCCACAGCTTGAAAAGAAGATGCGAGTTTGCTTTCTTCAGCTAAAAATCCAGATAGATGCTTCTGTGTGATTGCGTCGAGGCTGTATCCTTTAGGAGCACAAGGGTCTGCATGTTTTCCTTCCAGTGTAGGTTCCACAGCTTCAAGAAACGAAACAAAGTATGAGTGGGACAGCCAGCCAATAAACATTGCTACAAGCTCTAATAACCTTAGAAAAGTTCAACCACTACACTGATGATTCTCACCCACTACCTGAATTACGGTCTCTTGAGACAAGCGAACCCCATAACTTCTCATGTGCAGCATTCTACAAGGTGCCAAAAGTTAATAGCATCAGGGACATTACCAAAAGATAAAATACACGAGATTGAAACTAGAGTTAGTCTGTGAAACTTGTTCCAAAGACATATATTACACACAAAAAGGAGACGTACCTGGCCAAAGTGAAGGAAGCTGTGACTGTAGAGACTGTAAGAAACATTTCCAAATGATATTGTACGTGAGAACTCAGAAGGCACTGGCTCATTAGACACAAACGTCACCTAAAAAGAACACACAAACAGTAAAACCATGTATCTAAACTCTCACAACACGCCTGAGGATCGAGGAAAGAGACTAAACCTGCGCAGAAGCTCCACCAAGCTCAACAATCCCAGTTGTCTTAATCGGATCACCACCAAGCGAACCAAGAGCAAAGTTCGCAACAACCCAAGCATACACACCTTCGTCAGAACCTGACAATAATCGAAACATACATTTACATTTTAACAACTCTCAATTACATAAAGCTTTAATCTTTGAGAAACTCACCAGAGATAACAGAGGCCCATTCATCTCTAAACAAGAACCCAGAAGATCCAAGAACACTTCTCGCAACCCCAAGAATCTTCTCCTGTGCAGGCGCCTCAAGCAACCTCATCCCCGCCGTCGCCATCAGCCTCACTTCCGTCTCCACCCACATTCCCCTCGGAACCCTCCCCTTCGCGAACTCAACAAGCTCCGTCAACGCCGCGCTCGCTCCCTCGGGATCGTCCGCGTACGCCGACAAGCCCGGATGCAGCTTCAAGCTCGCGTAATTTGCTCCTCGGAACTCGAAAACCGGTTTGCCCGACTCAATCCGGTACCCGAACACGTGGATCCGGGTCCCCGTGCTCCCGCCGTCGATCACGACGTTGTAGCGAAGCGATCCTCTCCCGGAGGATGCAATCGAGTAGCAGACGAAGAGGAAACCCAATACGGTGGCGATTGAAGCGACGGTTAGGAAGAGATTCGATTTCGCGTGTTTGGAATTGGATTTGGTAAGGGTGTAGATTGAGGAAGATGATGATGATCGGTTCGAGGAGCGGATCTGGAACTTAACCGGATCCATAGCTGATTTTTCCGGTTTAGTCTTCACCCTGGCACGGGTATGCGATCGTCGCATCAACAGTTCATGAGATGTGAAATAAATCAATGTAACGAATATACAAATATTGTTTTTGTGTGTGTTTTTCGAATTTTTTTGCTTTTTTCAACCGAGAAGAATGGAGATCGAGAGGGACGCCGTGTAACAGCGCCGGTGAAGCTCTCCGCCGCCCTCAACCTCCGATGTCGTACTCGGTTATGCGGTTTTTTATTATCAAAAGATAATCAAATGCACAAAATAATATATATAGAAAATAAATTGATCGTTGTAGCGCATTTTACGATTTTTTATACCTAAATATTAAACTCCATATCGGGTCGGGTCGTAATGATATATTGCTCACTAATTTTGCAGTCGGGTCCTGATCACGAGACGGGTTATCGTTATTAAACTACGGCTTCAAATGTTTTAATCCCTTTCGCGCCCGCACCGCAGTTAACACTAATAAAATTTTTTACATATACTATATATTTATACGTTTTTATAACTGTTAGAACTGCACCACACATGTGTACCGCTTGTCCCGTACCACTTAATCCGCTTTTACCATTTGAGCCTGAATATCGGATCGGGACAAAAATTTCCTCATTAATTTTGTAATCGGGACCTGATTACGAGACAGTTGCATTGTCTCTGGGTGAAACTAGGGCTTGATGGTAATGCATATCTTTGCCCTATGCTTATCAATATGTACATAGAGTATGGAGATGTGGATGCTGCTTGAACTGTGCGTTGTTTATTATAAAGTTATAACGCTATAATAATGGGATATGCGGGAAGAAACACACCGGACAAGGCTTTATCTTTTTTTTTTTTTACTAAATTGTAAATATCATTTCAGAAATGAACTGTTAAGGTTTACAATATGTGATGAACAAACTATAAATCCTCTAAAACATATTTCCAATGCCAAAAAAAAGTAAAAAACATGGAAGCAGAAATCAATTAAACTTGAAACCGTTTTATTTTGGAGCGAAGATGACTTAAAGTATCAATACAAACTTGTAGTAGCTAGATAGAAGGTTGAGCCGAAACGGGCTTAAAAGGAGAGAACTGAGAAACTAGAACACAAGGAACACAACACTAGTAAGAAGCGGATTCAACAGCTGCATGCACAACTTGCTTTACTCTGAGAGACATAAATAATCCCGCTCAAGGACTGTCCTCTAGGTCCGGGCTGGGAAAGAACTAAACTCAGATTCAGCAAAAGATGGGACAATGTTAACACACACTACATGTGCTTAATAGCGCTCAACTAACTCTACCGCGTGCACTCGCCCACTACGGATAGCCTTTGAAGGCAGCGGAAAAAAGCGACATTTTCCTCCAGTCCTGCGGGAAGATTCAAGTGTCGGGAGAGGAGATTGCTTCGGTGGTGAGGAGGATGAAGCAGCGCACAGTCGCTAGAGATACCACATCGCAAAACCCTCTCAGCTTCGAAGAATCTAACAACATCCTCTGCTAAGATGACGACCCGAAACATAGTCACTCACTGACAAGGCTTTATCTTTGTTCCGTGAACTTGATATTTGAAGGCTGAAGCCTAATGAGTCAACCTTTCTGAGTGTTCTGTCTTCTTGTTCATTATTAGGATCGTTAGATTTAGGGAAATGGATATATGAGTATGCTAAGAAACTCGGGTTATGTAAGTATGTGAAAACATCCTTGATTGATATGTTTATGAAATGTGGTAGCTCTGGATGATGAGGTGTATTTATTTGAAAAGATCAAATCTTGGTCCACGATGATTGTAGTGTATGCTAATCACGGACAAGCTGAGAAATCTATGTTAATGTTTGAGAGAATGAGATCTGAAGCTTCACATTATTTTTTCTCAGGGGATGGTGTAAAGTCTATATCGACTAAGCTTCACAGAGCATTAGATGATATTGCTTTTGGATTTTTGAACACCCCTCATGGGACGATGTTTTGGGTTGTTAAGAATCTTAGGTTATGTAGAAATTATCATAATGCTCTTTCTTATATTTGGTATAAAGAAAGTCCTTAGAAATGTTCAAAGGTTTCATCATTTTGAAGATGGTAAATGTTCTTGTGGGAATTTTTGGTGACCTTATCCACACAAAGAACAATATAGTTTTGTCGATTCAAGTAAGCTTATCTCCAGGTGAGTATATAATTTGTCACGTTGTCGACACAAGGTACAATACTTGTTGTTTAAAACATGTATCGTAGAATCAACTTGGAAAATTTTATATTGATCGACGATTCTTGTATTTTGCAGAGATCATAGTAATGTATGCAGTACGTAATAGACATGCAATGGTGAAAGTGTTCAAATTACCAGAGGTTATTAGTTCAACTTGAAAATACATTTGGTCATTGTCTCAGAAGTCTCCCGTTTGAATAGCCGCTAAGACGAAACTAATATTACATGATGTGGTTTTAGATCCGTGGAGATTACGAGATTCGGCTTCGAACCTCCTAATTAATAAGCAAGTTAGTAAGCAATAGACCCACGAAAACTGTGTTTAGCTTCTTGTGTGTGAATAGATTATTGTTTTGCTAAATGGTTTTCTCTATATTTTACAATTCCATATTATGTTTTCCTTTTCATTTTTAGAGGTAATGAAATATGAAATAATTCGTTGACTTGATGATCTACAATGTCATCAGCTTAACACATTGCACATCACACAATAATAACAAGGAATGTTACAGTTCAGCTATCGTCTACTTTTAAAACACTTGTTACATTGGAGCCAAGAATGTCGGCAACAGCTCCAGACCAATAGAATTCCGTGTTTGAAGCTAAGTTGTAATCTACTTCTTTTCTTTTTCACTTTATAACTTTCTATTGTATTTTTGTTAAAAGTATGCTAGATCCATTTCTAGTTTTAGTGGAGGTCATCGCTTATTGGATATTAATGAATATAAAAAATTTAAGTTAAATTATGTGTTATTGAATTATGATTTATTATTATTTTATTAAAAACATATTTTAGAATGATTTGTAAATAGTGATTGAAATCCGGTCACTACAAGAAAACACATGCTTAACGAGGAAATTTAACGAGGAAAAACAATTCTCGTAAATTTACGTCGATTTTACGAGGAACTTACGTGGAAAACTAAAGTCATCGTTATTTCCTCGTAACGTAACGACAAAAGTGTTTCGTCGTAAAGTGGATGTAATTTGACGAGTATTTTACGAGGAAAAATTATTTCCTCGTAAATACGACGTAAACTTTGCGTGTTATTTACGAGGAAATAGTTTACGTGTATTTAGCGAGAAAATTTTGAATCCACCAACTTTGTAGGTGTTACACGTTTTTTTTTGCCACCTAATTAATTTTCGTCGTAAATTCATAGGAAAATTACAACTACCAGTTTCGAAATTTCCTATAAATATGGATGTTTGAACATCATTTTAAACACAC is a genomic window containing:
- the LOC106306759 gene encoding probable apyrase 6; its protein translation is MRRSHTRARVKTKPEKSAMDPVKFQIRSSNRSSSSSSIYTLTKSNSKHAKSNLFLTVASIATVLGFLFVCYSIASSGRGSLRYNVVIDGGSTGTRIHVFGYRIESGKPVFEFRGANYASLKLHPGLSAYADDPEGASAALTELVEFAKGRVPRGMWVETEVRLMATAGMRLLEAPAQEKILGVARSVLGSSGFLFRDEWASVISGSDEGVYAWVVANFALGSLGGDPIKTTGIVELGGASAQVTFVSNEPVPSEFSRTISFGNVSYSLYSHSFLHFGQNAAHEKLWGSLVSRDRNSAVEPTLEGKHADPCAPKGYSLDAITQKHLSGFLAEESKLASSFQAVGNYSECRSAALSILQEGNDKCSYQHCSIGSMFTPKLQGRFLATENFFYTSKFFGLGEKSWLSNMISAGERFCGEDWSKLRVKDPSLEEEDLLRYCFSSAYIVSLLHDTLGVPLDDERVGFANQAGDDIPLDWALGAFILQTEASTSQHASSSHLHWFYALFGIDSQTLLYFIGVPILMTVLVCLISKWRKPQLKTIYDLEKGRYIVSRIR